One genomic segment of Garra rufa chromosome 13, GarRuf1.0, whole genome shotgun sequence includes these proteins:
- the LOC141348762 gene encoding uncharacterized protein, translating to MAGTLLYTHTALEMLHNYNRITAAVEKVELLWQQAFSKAHIQLQVLHLQREAQQIQEQMVALHREKVQPYRTDVAKDAHRAEELRLEFETSIYTHAMALVRRAEDVIHTLAETVPLSERKPTEPWVEDLSRLKENLCSAVQHLYQTLRIVSDFHHIRNRCKNWYSLVLRESLLQELLWSGHCEMSSSPDLRSGLSSCRRGVETFLRRNPCPEVQELVKLAHLSNVITDPHLRHTGTQLSHRCMTLRRLLTSPGAVPLHDLQLALQWQYEYLKGHHKTSDITSPEDERITCNLPPDSATHAVSQCESLCDLAKWPSVGDCHQQVSSALGSAAGKPPSLSSFDSGFDGAGSSHLDSRSRRELLPRILVNGDSGDTAFKSKPLHGQIHEENIGSVSDSEDQREELGFSLRRDATRASIQIVPKITSDSLNLEIMVKRSATLPKNPWLSLPIDDLESSYTVTITPNSSNPRRDLRSPSLSECSDQAQNRPAQKGNLGSALSQQHRNQESFEELELNPMGNVLSSTLTDEDKPSSTVDGDPSLLWDTFDLHNLRRDSYERLDMSLGDWVQIEQQELKEVEETLDRAAEILQEEENVLAQEVVLDELLMSEDLHKHWPLWTEQSMMSPSELAESGVIGLDDVIQSDLASLDSETLKSSKISEDYSDALVLSNKSPSTCEEPVQLDTRCTAVHRSGILQDLRDIQVLEEQIMEEHLKLETLRCTRTNGLDSEETTLNPITTRSSCRERRMFLQELEKEKQEVEKMERSLSRDMEKAGKAKKRTSKGRRVVKCSVMERNSKLKDLDDELLRKCSLQQQSPESLSDLDKAHHTDTKNTSDIEKCASSNQAEDAELTDSSLTASSKSQPVSTTSLGCPAAPDSESLQDIQSCLGETVAVSNLSENEKLEAMYSSEVPSHLASTSVHAEHSENEASSCDGTDAGDPAVDQVELKIGEVYSTQEIGDVQGAFDPGGVSIAPVPAPRRVIRNDCVRNQEERRPSDSEGMTDNPDSTCASKLMQNNNNNTAVVCSEQTPKNCSSTAATETHDNSRSAVVTGPCVAYDGIYDGGSMRAASRSTLNQLQLHTSTRQMSDYKTPIVLDTGSGLMKAGFADQDLPTTVFPTVIGRPKYEEVMNGSLDRELYVGHDAQHMRGVLTLKYPIRNGIVSNWDEMEMIWRHAFQQLCVSPEDHPVLLTEAAMNPLQNRQRMVELMFEAFSVPLTFVAVQAVLALYASGRTTGVVLDSGDGVSHSVPVFEGYCLPHAVQRFDLAGSHVTLQLQKLLLEQGVCMRTSAELEIVREMKESCCCVALDYDAELKSTGNAASEMPYTLPDGRIVSLATERFRAPEILFRPELIGRDHYGMHENVFRSILQSDIDLRRSFVGNILLSGGNTLLSGLPTRLQQEIRLMCPADLSECVRVISPSDRDFSVWCGGAVLANMPDLCSAWISADEYEEFGPQIVFRKCF from the exons ATGGCTGGAACCCTCCTCTACACGCACACCGCGCTAGAGATGCTCCACAACTACAACCG GATAACCGCAGCGGTGGAGAAAGTGGAGTTGCTGTGGCAGCAGGCCTTTTCCAAAGCCCACATCCAGCTGCAGGTCCTCCATCTGCAGAGAGAGGCTCAGCAG ATACAGGAGCAGATGGTTGCGTTACACAGGGAGAAGGTTCAGCCTTACAGAACTGATGTGGCTAAAGACGCCCACAGGGCCGAAGAGCTACGGCTAGAGTTTGAGACTTCAATATACACCCACGCAATG GCACTGGTTCGTCGTGCTGAGGACGTCATCCACACATTAGCCGAGACTGTCCCATTAAGTGAGAGGAAGCCTACGGAGCCGTGGGTGGAGGATTTGTCCAGATTAAAGGAGAACCTCTGCTCTGCTGTTCAACACCTGTATCAGACTCTGAGGATAGTGTCTGACTTCCATCACATCCGCAACCGA TGTAAGAACTGGTACAGCCTCGTGCTTCGTGAGAGCCTCCTGCAGGAGCTGCTGTGGAGTGGACATTGTGAGATGAGCAGTTCCCCTGACCTGCGATCTGGCCTGTCGAGTTGCCGACGAGGAGTCGAGACCTTCCTCAGGAGAAACCCCTGCCCAGAGGTGCAGGAGCTGGTGAAACTGGCGCATCTCTCTAATGTTATAACAGACCCACATCTTCGGCATACTGGCACACAGCTGTCTCACAG ATGCATGACTCTGAGGAGACTCTTGACCTCTCCTGGTGCAGTCCCCCTTCATGACCTCCAGCTTGCCCTCCAGTGGCAGTACGAGTATCTCAAGGGTCACCACAAGACCTCAGACATCACTTCCCCTGAGGATGAGCGCATTACCTGCAATCTGCCTCCGGACTCGGCCACTCATGCGGTTTCTCAGTGTGAGAGCTTGTGTGATTTAGCCAAGTGGCCTTCTGTAGGCGACTGTCATCAACAGGTCTCATCAGCTTTGGGATCAGCTGCAGGCAAACCTCCATCTCTCAGCTCATTTGACTCTGGTTTTGATGGAGCAGGAAGCAGTCACTTGGATAGCAGGAGTAGAAGAGAGCTTCTCCCTAGGATTCTAGTAAATGGAGACTCTGGAGACACCGCTTTCAAGTCAAAACCTCTTCATGGACAGATTCACGAGGAGAACATAGGGAGCGTGTCTGATTCTGAAGACCAGCGTGAGGAGCTAGGGTTTAGTTTAAGGAGGGATGCCACTCGTGCCAGTATTCAGATCGTTCCCAAAATAACCTCTGACTCTCTGAACCTTGAGATCATGGTGAAGCGCTCTGCAACGCTACCCAAGAATCCTTGGCTCAGCCTTCCTATCGATGATTTGGAGAGCTCTTATACGGTCACCATTACGCCCAACTCTTCCAATCCGCGGAGGGACCTGAGGAGCCCCAGCCTCTCTGAATGCTCGGACCAGGCACAAAATCGGCCTGCACAGAAGGGTAACCTGGGATCTGCTCTCAGCCAACAGCACCGGAATCAGGAAAGCTTTGAGGAGTTGGAGCTAAATCCAATGGGTAATGTTCTTTCCAGTACCTTAACAGATGAGGACAAGCCCAGCAGTACAGTAGATGGAGATCCTTCTCTTCTCTGGGACACGTTTGATCTTCACAACCTCAGACGGGACTCTTACGAACG GTTGGATATGTCTCTGGGTGACTGGGTTCAGATAGAACAACAAGAGCTGAAAGAGGTGGAGGAGACTTTAGACAGGGCAGCTGAGATACTACAG GAGGAAGAGAATGTGCTTGCACAGGAAGTGGTGCTGGATGAACTGTTGATGTCAGAGGACTTGCACAAACACTGGCCCTTATGGACTGAGCAGAGTATG ATGTCCCCAAGTGAGCTGGCTGAATCTGGTGTGATTGGATTGGACGATGTCATTCAGAGTGACCTTGCTTCCCTAGACTCTGAGACTCTGAAATCTAGTAAGATTAGTGAAGACTACTCTGACGCTTTGGTATTATCCAATAAAAGTCCATCCACATGTGAAGAGCCTGTGCAGCTGGACACTAGATGTACTGCGGTACACCGAAGTGGGATCCTTCAAGATCTTAGAGACATTCAAGTTCTTGAGGAGCAAATTATGGAAGAGCACTTGAAACTCGAGACGCTGCGCTGCACCAGGACTAACGGTCTTGATTCAGAGGAGACAACGCTGAATCCCATCACCACTCGCAGCTCCTGCAGGGAAAGGAGGATGTTCCTGCAAGAGCTGGAGAAGGAGAAACAGGAAGTAGAGAAGATGGAGAGAAGCCTGAGCAGAGACATGGAGAAGGCAGGCAAGGCGAAGAAGAGGACAAGCAAAGGCCGCAGAGTTGTGAAGTGTTCAGTCATGGAGAGGAACTCAAAACTGAAAGATCTAGACGATGAGTTATTGAGGAAGTGTAGCCTCCAGCAGCAGAGTCCTGAATCACTTTCAGACTTAGACAAAGCTCACCATACAGACACTAAGAACACTTCTGACATTGAAAAGTGCGCCAGTTCAAATCAAGCTGAAGATGCTGAGCTCACAGACTCTAGTTTGACTGCGAGTTCAAAAAGCCAGCCCGTTTCTACCACGAGCCTCGGATGTCCTGCAGCTCCTGACTCTGAATCCCTTCAGGACATTCAGTCTTGTCTTGGGGAGACTGTTGCAGTGAGCAATTTGTCTGAGAATGAGAAACTAGAAGCTATGTACTCCAGTGAAGTCCCATCACACCTGGCCAGCACAAGTGTTCATGCTGAGCATTCAGAGAATGAAGCGTCTTCCTGCGACGGTACAGACGCTGGAGATCCAGCAGTGGATCAAGTAGAGCTGAAGATAGGTGAAGTGTATTCGACTCAGGAGATCGGTGATGTACAAGGTGCGTTTGATCCTGGAGGCGTCTCAATCGCTCCAGTGCCGGCACCACGCAGGGTGATTCGGAATGATTGTGTTCGTAATCAAGAAGAGAGGCGTCCATCAGACTCTGAAGGAATGACTGACAACCCTGATTCCACCTGTGCCTCAAAGCTCATGcagaacaataacaacaacaccGCGGTGGTGTGCAGTGAACAGACGCCAAAGAACTGTTCCTCCACAGCCGCCACTGAGACTCATGACAACTCCAGATCTGCGGTGGTGACTGGGCCGTGTGTGGCCTATGATGGGATCTATGACGGAGGATCCATGAGAGCAGCCAGCAGATCTACACTCAACCAGCTGCAGCTCCACACATCCACCAGACAG ATGAGTGATTATAAGACGCCCATCGTGCTGGACACAGGCTCTGGTCTGATGAAGGCTGGATTTGCAGACCAGGACCTTCCAACTACGGTGTTCCCCACAGTCATAGGGCGTCCCAAATATGAG GAAGTAATGAATGGAAGCTTGGACAGAGAGCTGTATGTTGGGCATGATGCGCAGCACATGAGAGGAGTGCTAACCCTGAAATATCCCATCAGAAATGGCATTGTTAGCAACTGGGATGAGATGGAGATG ATCTGGCGTCATGCGTTCCAGCAGCTGTGTGTGTCTCCTGAGGATCATCCGGTGCTGCTGACCGAAGCTGCCATGAACCCGCTGCAGAACCGCCAGCGCATGGTGGAGCTGATGTTTGAGGCCTTCAGTGTTCCGCTCACGTTTGTGGCGGTGCAGGCTGTTCTGGCGCTCTACGCTTCGGGACGAACCACCG gtGTGGTGCTGGACTCTGGTGACGGTGTCAGTCACAGTGTTCCTGTGTTTGAGGGTTACTGTCTGCCTCACGCTGTGCAGCGCTTTGACCTGGCCGGATCCCACGTCACCCTGCAGCTCCAGAAG CTGCTGTTGGAGCAGGGGGTGTGCATGCGGACGTCTGCGGAGCTGGAGATCGTGCGTGAGATGAAGGAGAGCTGCTGCTGTGTGGCGCTGGATTACGATGCGGAGCTGAAGAGCACAGGAAATGCCGCCTCAGAGATGCCCTACACGCTACCTGACGGACGGATCGTCTCGTTGGCTACCGAACGCTTCCG GGCACCTGAAATCCTCTTCAGGCCGGAGCTGATCGGACGAGATCATTATGGGATGCACGAGAACGTCTTCAGATCCATCCTGCAGTCAGACATCGACCTGCGCCGCAGTTTTGTGGGAAACATCCTCCTCTCAG GTGGGAACACGCTGCTCTCAGGCCTCCCCACACGCCTCCAGCAGGAGATCAGACTCATGTGTCCGGCGGATCTGAGCGAGTGCGTGCGGGTCATCAGTCCCAGCGATCGGGATTTCTCGGTGTGGTGTGGAGGAGCGGTGCTGGCCAACATGCCCGACCTCTGCAGCGCCTGGATCAGCGCCGACGAGTACGAGGAGTTCGGTCCACAGATCGTCTTCAGGAAGTGCTTCTGA